Genomic window (Granulicella arctica):
CTGAAAATGCACATCTGGAGCTTCGACGCTGCCGTCACCGCGCGCTACATCCAGGACAAGATCTCGCCCCAGGCCGCTGAAGAGTTCCGCCGCGCCGTCTTCGCCAGCCAGACCTCCATCGCTAGCAAGGATGACCTTCAGGCCTTCACACAGCGGTACTTCCAGTCCCACGGCCGCACCATGCCCTTCGTGATGGACCCCGCCGGCCTCTTCACCCAGGAGGTCAAATCCGACTACACCCTCGGAGAGCGCATCGGCCTCACCCAGACCCCGACCATCTTCGTCGTCACCAACAAGGGTTGGACCCAGGTCACCGACATCAACTATCTCTACCAGACCATCGACACCGCAATCGCCTCGACCAGCACCCCGGCAACCACCACGCACGCGAAACGGTAGTTCCGCACCGGCGGCAAGGCTCTCTAGGGGCCTTTGCCGCTGCTCCCGGCGATCCGCACCGATCCCAGCACCCCTGCAAATTGAGCGCGAATCATCCGCCATCGCGCAGGAGCCAGCGCCTTTGTTGGGCCATCGAGACCACCCAGCGCATCCACAGCCTGACTCACAATCACCGTCTCGAACAAATAGCAGCGGCCCCGCCGATACGTAGCCACAATCTCATGGCTGTCCTCCGTTCCGGCGACTGAGTACTTCGCCTCGAGCCGTCGCGCGGCCAGACCATTCCAGGTCACCGCCATCGGCTTCTGCTCATCTCCCGCGATCGGGTCGAGCGCCTCATAGCAATGCTCTGCTGTCTTTCGCGGACTCACCACATAGGCAAACGCCCCAGCCTCAAAGTCCGTTCCTTTGTATGGCCCCGCATCGGCAAAGTTGCCCTCAAGCTGAACCACCGCCACCGGCTGTGCCTCACTCACGATGCGCAGCTTGGCCGTGGCCGCATCGTCATCCGCGTTCAGCAGCCAGTTCGCCGGATACGAAAAGCTCACCCCGCTCGGACCATCCGCATACAGTCGCCGTGCCGGTCCCGTCTGCGCTGCCAAACCACTCGCCAGCACCAGGACCAGAACTCCCGAGATCCTCAGCATCCCACCTCTTCATCCTTATTTAGCTTCAAAGATCAGGAAGTAATCCTGTCCATCCGCCTTTGTAAAGTCATACGTCGAGACCAGCTTATAGCCCGCCTCGCCCATCTCCTTCTGCACCACCTTGAGGTCAAGCCCGTGATCGGCCCCATTGCCATTCCGGTCGATAATCCCGACCCGGCCATGCGCCTTCAGTGAAGCCCTGATCTGCTGCATCACTGGGATAGGATGCGCGATCTCGTGATACACCTTCAGCAGCAGCACGGCATCGACGCTCCCCGGCAGCAGCTTCGTATCATCCGGCGTCCCCAGCACCGTCTTTACATTCGACAGCTTCTCGCTCGCCGCCCGCTTCTCGATATAGTGGATCGCCTGCGGATTGATATCCTCCGCAAACACCGTCCCGCCCTCGCCCACCCGCCTTGCCGCCCGCACCGTAAACCACCCCGAACCCGCGCCAATATCCGCCACACTCTTGCCCGGCGTAATCTTAAGCAGGTCCATCACCCGGTCAATCTGCAGCCGCTGATCCCGCCCCGGCGTCTCAAAGATCGAAAGGTCCCCCGCATACGGTGTACTGGTCGCCCGAGGCTCCTGCGCCCGCATATCGCGAGAACCACTCATCACGCTCACAGCCACAGCCATCATGCAAACCGACAGCCACCCACCAAGTCTTCGCATCGTCATACTTAAAGCATCTGCCACAGACCTCGGCTTGACAACCCCACGCAATCATCTGGTTGAAGCGCCACGCACGTAGATCACGGATGCCTAATGTTTGGCTGCTCCCGGCGTCTTCTTCGAATGCTTCGCATCCCACGTCGCCTTGGTGACACCAACATCATCCGTACGCTTGCGAGACCATTCCCCTATCGACTTTGGCAAAGCCGCAAATGCTGTTTTAAAATCCTCCCAATGGCTGTTGAACTCGTCGCCGACCGCTCCTGTCTCCTGGTTAATATCAAAATCGGGTAGAGCCTGCGTTTTCAGGTAAGTGATGTAATCCTCGCGATGGCATGACTCGTGGAACCCCAGGCTTACGTTGCCAGCCTTGCGATCATCGGCTGTCGTACCCCTGCCGTAACCTG
Coding sequences:
- a CDS encoding DsbA family protein, which encodes MRPTSMNRLVLAAALLAIVPAVARAQASAPPNTANSFRDTSMIKPPVGAKVAIYEFEDLECPACSHAFPLVHSAIERYKIPLVRHDFPLKMHIWSFDAAVTARYIQDKISPQAAEEFRRAVFASQTSIASKDDLQAFTQRYFQSHGRTMPFVMDPAGLFTQEVKSDYTLGERIGLTQTPTIFVVTNKGWTQVTDINYLYQTIDTAIASTSTPATTTHAKR
- a CDS encoding class I SAM-dependent methyltransferase is translated as MTMRRLGGWLSVCMMAVAVSVMSGSRDMRAQEPRATSTPYAGDLSIFETPGRDQRLQIDRVMDLLKITPGKSVADIGAGSGWFTVRAARRVGEGGTVFAEDINPQAIHYIEKRAASEKLSNVKTVLGTPDDTKLLPGSVDAVLLLKVYHEIAHPIPVMQQIRASLKAHGRVGIIDRNGNGADHGLDLKVVQKEMGEAGYKLVSTYDFTKADGQDYFLIFEAK